A region from the Sutcliffiella horikoshii genome encodes:
- a CDS encoding RNA-binding protein: MIHLVMFFSLLNVLDPGGTNALEFKASDTCIEISNKFRDQYINEIKQDLIKSFNLDVSNYSEYNSHDDTEKLYQDLGSSDKRTSGLTDMFVGEYYGVKFVYINKNQTEGYIVFKDKNGNNNMEKVIKTEKKWIKVDIREVKSVPPYEFDYRGFFCL, encoded by the coding sequence ATGATTCATTTAGTGATGTTTTTTTCCTTATTGAATGTATTAGATCCAGGTGGTACAAATGCTTTGGAGTTTAAAGCCAGTGACACTTGTATAGAAATTTCCAATAAGTTCAGAGATCAATACATTAATGAAATTAAACAAGATTTAATCAAAAGCTTTAATTTGGATGTATCTAATTATAGTGAATATAATTCCCATGATGATACTGAAAAACTTTATCAAGATTTAGGTAGTTCCGATAAAAGAACTTCTGGTTTAACGGATATGTTTGTAGGTGAATACTACGGTGTGAAATTTGTATACATTAACAAAAATCAGACTGAAGGTTACATTGTCTTCAAAGACAAAAACGGCAACAATAATATGGAAAAAGTAATTAAGACAGAAAAAAAGTGGATAAAAGTTGATATTAGAGAAGTAAAGTCAGTACCTCCGTACGAGTTTGATTATAGAGGTTTTTTCTGTCTCTAA